A window of Acidobacteriota bacterium genomic DNA:
TAGAATGGCGAAATGGACATTTCGGTCACCGAGTTCAAGCAGCGCTGCCTGGAGTTGATTCGTCGCGTCGAGCGCACCGGGCGCCCGGTGACGATCACCCGCCGGGGCCGCACCGTCGCCAGGCTGCAGCCGCCGCCGATCGCCGGGGCGCACGCCACGACGCCCTGGGAGCAGCTGCGGGCGCTGGGCGGTCGCCTGCACGCGGCGCCCGGCGAGTCGGTCGTGCGCGACGAGGACTTCGAGGCGCTGCGGTGACCGTCCTGCTCGACACGCACGTGTGGATCGGATGGCTGCTGCCGCAGTCCACGGTCACGCGCGCGGAACGCGCCGCGCTGGACCACGCGGCGGCTCGGCGACACCTGCGCATCTCCGCCATCAGTCTCTGGGAAGCGCAGATGCTGCAGGCCAAGGGGCGCGTGGAGCTGCCCCTGGCGTTCCCGGCGTGGCTGCGGGCCGCCGCGGCGCCCGACGTGGTTACCGTGCTGCCACTGGACGTCGACGTCGTGCTCGCCCTCGACGACCTTCCGCCGACCTTCCACGGCGACCCCGCCGACCGCCTGATCGTCGCCACCGCACGCGCCCACGCACTGCCGCTCGCGACCCACGACCGGCAGATCCGCGCGTCACGACTCGCGAAGCTCTGGAAGCCGCCACGGGCGGCGGCCCCGCGGCGGCTCCAAGGCCCCTGACCGCCGGGGGGCCTTCACGACCGGGCCCAGCCGGGGCGCGGCCACGCCGCCACGTGGCAGGCGCGCCTGGCCGGGAGCGGGCTGTGAGGCGGATCGCGGCTGGGTGGCGAGAAGCGCCCGCGGAACGCAGACTCACCACGCGTCGCGCCGCCGGATTCACCTCGGACGCGCGAATTCCGGGGTCACGCGCCCGGGCGCCGGCGCCGAACCGCACCGAGGCCGGCGAGCCCCAGCGCGAGCAGCAGCGCGCTCGCGGGCTCCGGCACGGGGCGCACATCGCCGTCGCGGACGGCCCAGGCATAGAACTGCGGGTCCTCCTGGCCGTTGATGCCCTGAAGGCCCGTGCCCAGATAGAAGAACCACGCGTGGACGGCCGGCGTCGGCGCGTGGGCCGTGCCGGACCAGTACTCGTCGGGTTGCACGTTGGAGAACAGCAGGAGATTCGCCACCTCCTCCGCGGTGTCACCGGTTTGGTTGAGCACGGATTCCAAGGCGCTTCCACCAAGCCGGTTGTAGAAGAGGGTTCCCATCTCGCTGCCGGTGCAGTTGATCCCATAGCCCTGGAGACCGAACGGGCCTCCGGCGTCGAATTGATCGCTGCAACTCGAATCGGGCTGCAGCGTCGTCGGCAAGCGCCAGTCGTCGAAGCCGCCGTGGACGAGGTTCGCCGCCCAGGTGCTGGCCTCGCTCCAGTTCATGCGGCCAGACGTCGCCGTCACCGCCCGTCCGCCTGGTGTGACGTAACCGCTGGTGTTGGCGTAATTGGCATCTGCCAGCCAGGTGATGTCCAGCACGGTGTCGTAGATCATCCCGCCGCCGCGGTCGATCAGCGCCGCCTGCGCCGGCGCCGGAGCCATGCCACCCGCCAGCGCGAGCGTGAGCCCGACGCCCCTCGTCCAGTTCCACATCGCGTTCATCCCCAGTTCTCCCTGCCCGTTGGCCGGGCCCACGGCCAGCCCGCGGCCGCCCCAAGAGGCCCATGGCCGGGCTCGCGTGTCGCCGTAATTCCTGAAAGCGTAAAAAGCCGAGGTGGTGGCTCAGGGCCTCTGGCCGGGGCGCGGGGCGTCGGCGCGCCTGCGTCGCCGGCTGCGAGCCGACTGTTCCCGTTCCGAAGCTCGGATTGTCGAAGGCGCCGCCGCTCCATATACTGGGCGCCGTGACGTTCCGCGAACGGCTGCTGGGGACCATTCGGGCGGCACGCCCCGTCATCGAGGTGCCCGACGTGCTCGTCGTCGGCTCCGAGGTGCCGAACCTCCTCGAACCCGGCGCCGCCGCCACGCTGGTCGTCTCCCAGGATCTCGACCTGGGTGTGCCCGTTCACCGGCATGCGGCCGTCAAGGCGCAGCTCGATTCCCTGGTCGACCTGGCACCGTCGGCCGACGAACCGTCGGTCTGGACGCCGCGCGTGCCCGGCCTCCTCGAGGTCAACTTCCTCGGCATCGACCGGGCGCTCGATCCCACCGACGCCTACGTGCTCGACGACGATCGGCTCCCGTTGCTGGTCTTTGGCGCGTTGTCGCTCGTCTCGCCCGGTACCGAAATCGAGCTGGCAGACACGCGCCTGACGCTGCCCCGCCCGCCGGGCCTGCTGCTCGAGAAACTCGTGACCGATCGCACCGGCGAGAAGGGCGACCGCGATCTCCTCGTGGCGCTCGGCGTGCTCTCCACCTGCGGGCCCGACGATCTCGACGAGCTCGAGCGCCTTTACCGCCGGCTGCGCCCCGAGCTGCGTCATGCCGTCCGCTCGAACCTGGCGGTGCTCTCGCTGCTCCCGCCGAGGGTGGGCATGCCCGACCCTCAGTCGCGACGGCAAGATATCGTCGTGCTGCTCCAACGCCTCGAAGCAGGCGAGGCGGAGACGCCATGAACGGCGCCCAGGCACGACGCCTGCGTGAGATGCGCGCGCGCACCCTCGTTCGGGCGTTCGATTACCGGCAGCGGCGCCTCGCGCGAGGAGTCTGGTTCCGGCTGCGCCGGGTGCTGGCCTTCGCGAGCGAAGCGTATGCGATGACCGGCCGCGACGCCGAGCAGCTGGTGGCCGACGGCCACATCCCCGAGCCCGTGGGCCTCGAGCTCGAGCCCGCGCGCGTCGTCGTGTTCGTGTCCCGCGATCGCGTGGCGGGCGTGGAGTCGGCCCGGCCGCTGACCGTGCGGCTCGGCGCCGAGCTGCTCCGTGCCGAGGCCCTTGCGCTCGTGCCGTTCCCCGGCGTGTCGTTCGAGCGCCACCACCGGACCTGATCCCTATCGCAGGACGAACGTATCGGACGTGACTAGCCAGCTCTGCCCGCGGAACAACGCGATGTTGCATCCGAGTCCTGGGGCCGTACGCGGTGACTCCGCCGCACTCCACGCACGTTCCTCGATGGCCCAGCCGAGCCCGGGGGCCTGCTCGATCAGTGCCATCAGTGCCGACAGCAGCGACGCATCCTCCAACGCCAGACTCACGAGCGCGGTATAGGGCCAGGGGTCAGAGTCCACGGATCCTGTCCCCACGAGGCCGGGAGGTACGTACGGACCTGTTTCGTCCGCCCACGTGCGAAAGATCCGATACAAGACTTCATGCGCCTTGCCGCTGGTGGTCAGCGAGCGACGACGCGAGGTTGCAAAGGCGGCGCAGGAACCTGCCTCTGACGGAGCGATCAGTACGCCTCCGCTCTCGGTTCGTGTGACCCGATATTCGGGATGGCGCACCTCGAACGACGCGAGGATCGTGTCAGCCTGGCTGAGCACATCGCGCCGTTCGAGGCCAGCGACAAAGCGTGGCTGGGCCGCCACATCCTCAGGCAGCAGGATGACCCCAACCGGGATGCCGGCCTTGGCCAGGCTGGTGGCGACCTGCCGGATGGTCCAGCTGTTCACGTCATCGGGCACGAGGGTGGCGGCAGGTCGCTCCTGCCCCGTCGCAGAAACGCCTAAGAAGCCGAACGCGAGGATCGGGACGCTGCACTTCAACTTCATGGCCATACCTCGACGCTGTAACAATTGTAGTGGACATTTCGATGGAACGACTGTTTCGAGTCGATATTGTGCGTCTGCACGAACAGGCTGCTGCAGTCAGGGTTGACGCCGCACGCCGGTATTGGCTCACCGAAGGTCGTGTATCTATCCTGGAATTTCCCTTCGCTGTTCAGGAATGCATGGGCTGTATCGATTCTGAGATTGCATCCATTGGCAACCTCAGAGAACGACTCCGTGACCAGGGCGTCCGTATAGCCGTAATCGAGAGTGTAGTTGTCTTTGACTCTGTACTCGCGATATCTCTCATAGTTTGCGAAGCCGTGCGATTCGAAGTTGTCGACGTCCACAACCATGGACGCCGGCGTACGTGGTGGATAGTGCAGTGACGGCTCGACCCATCCAGCACCGAACTCAGTACTCAGGAAGCACGTGACACGGTAGTCGGTGTGGCGTCCTATCCACAGTGTTGTTTGCAGGGGAGGCTCAAGGTTCGCAGTACCGAGACCCCACGTGGTGCGCTGATCTGCCAGATTGCCGTTCACGTACAACGTCCCCGAAATCGAGAGGTAGTACGAGGGGTCGTCAGTCCAGACGTATCCCGCACAGAGAACGAGTGCCGGAATGTCGCCAGGACGGGGGTCTACATTGTTCGAGACCGAACCCGACCAACCCTGCGCCCAGGCCGTCGGCGTGACGCCCAGCGTCACAGTCGCCAGGCTCAGACATCCCACGAACTTGATCCACCCCAGGAGAGCTCCCACGCCGGTGTCGAAGGCCATCGCGGCCTCGCCCCCATCGGCCAGAAGGCCGTCTCGGACGAAGCGCCTGCGCATCTCGTTCATGCTGCCCTCCAATCAACAGGCCTACGTGAAGCCGGGCGGTGGCCCACGTGGCTCGCCGTCCTGCTGGGGCTGGCGCTCGCCGGCGTCGAGACCGGACGTCACCAGTTCGAAGCGCCTGGCCTGGTGTTCGTTCTCGGCACGATCGCCGTCGCCTGGCTGAGGCCTCTCGACGCGGCCGGGTCACCCCGCTCGCACCGCCCGGCGCCGTGGTCCCTGTATGGCGTGGCTCCGTTGGCCGCCTGCCTGGCCTACGGGTGGGCGAGCGGCATCGGACCGTTGTCTGACGATTTCGTGCTCCATCGATGGGCTGTCGCCGGAGAGTGGCACCCGGCGGAGTGGCCCCACTTTCGGCCGCTGCCCCTGATGCTGTGGTGGCTCGCGGCCGTTTTCGGGGGGGGGTGGGGCACCCTGCACCTCCTCAACCTGACGCTTCACGCGGTCAACAGCCTGCTCGTCGCTGTCGTCGCGTCGCAGAGCCTGGGCCGCTGGCCCGCCGTTGTGGCGGGCGCGGTGTTCGCCACGTTCCCCGGCAGCACCGAGGCTGTCGTCTGGAACGCGGGGGTCTTCGACCTGATGGCCACCTGCTCGGCGATCGTCTCGGTCGCCCTCTGGCAGTGGAGCGCCCTGCGGGGTCGGAAGATCTTCGTCCTGATTCCCGTCTTCATCGCGGGCCTCCTGTCGAAAGAGACCGCCATCGTGACGCCCGCGCTCCTCCTGCTGGCCACACTGGCGGCGAAGAAGGCGCCGCTCGGCCGATCTCGATCCCTGGCGCTGCTCTCGCTCGTCCTCGTGGGAGCAGGCATCGTCGCGGCCCGCCTCGTGCTCTCACCCCACGTGGCCGCGCACCTCCACAACCTTCCGCTGAACCACTATCAGTGGAAGGAGCTCGTGGTCAGGCCGTTTGCCGGCGTCGCGGTGCCCTATCGCACCGACCAGGGAGTAGGAGCCGACATCCACGTGGCGGCCCTCGCGCTCCTGTGCCTGCTCGTCGTGCTGGTGGTAGACCTGTCGCTCGAACGTCGCCGAGAGGCCACGCGCGGCGAGCGCGACGGACAGGTGGCCGCAGTGCGCTTCGGCACGGCCTGGATCCTCATCTCGGCTCTGCCGCTGCTTCTCGCCTTTCACGTCTCACCGTCGATGGAAGGCAATCGGGTCCTCTACCTGCCAAGCGCCGGCCTGGCCTTCGTCGTGTCCGCCGCCTTCGCACGTGGGGGCGGGCGCGGTGCGTTCCGCGCGCTACTGCTGCTGTCGGTGCTGGCCGTCTCGGCGGTGCGGCTCCACGCGGAACGACAGGTGTGGCTCGATGCCGCGTCTCTGAGGGATGCCGTGCTCGCAAGTGCGGAGTCCATCGTCCGATCCGTCCCGTGCGCGTCGCTGTCCGTACACGGCGCGCCGGACAACCATCGAGGGGTGTACGTATTTCGGGAAGGCCTCGACGCCGCCGCGGCGGCCCTGCCGCTCGTGCCGGCCGGCGAGGCGTGCGAGCTGACCTGGACGGGCTCGAGACTCGAGCGGATTGGCGCGGATCGAGACCTCCGCTGACTCTCGACGACAGGCGTCCGACCTCGCCGTGGGCTCACGGAGGTATAATCCGGCCGCCGACGCGCTCCCCAGCACTCAGGCACACCAGGAGCCACCATGATGCGGCTCATCGGAGCGGCCGGCGGCAGCGCGCTTCTCGCGGCCATCGTCACGTTCACTGGCCTTGCGCACGCCGCCGCGCCGCAGCAGGCGCCCGCGCCAGCGTCCTTCGCCGACGCCATCGCTGCCGTGCGCCCGGCGCTCGTCCGCCTCGCCGTCGTCTTCAGCGACACCGACGGCGGCCGCGAGGTGCGGCGCGAAGCGAGCGGCAGCGGCTTCATCATCACGCCCGACGGCCACGTCCTCACGAACCACCACGTCGCCGGCCGCGCGAGCCGCGTCCGCGCAACGCTCGCCGACGGCCGCCAGCTCGACGCCGACCTCGTCGGCTCCGATCCGCTGGCCGACCTCGCAGTCGTGAAGCTGCGCGGCAACGGCACGACCCCGTTCGCCACGGCGTCCTTCGGCGACTCCTCGGCGCTCGCGCTCGGCGAGCCCGTGCTCGCCATGGGGAGCCCTCTCGGCCTGTCGCAGTCGGTCACCGCCGGCATCGTCAGCAACCTCGCGCTCGTCATGCCGCGCGAGGTGCAGCTCGACGGCGAGGACATCGGCACGCTCGTTGGCTGGATCGGCCACGACGCGCCGATCTTCCCGGGAAACTCCGGCGGCCCGCTCGTCAACCTGCGCGGCGAGGTGATTGGCGTCAACGACATCGGCTTCGGCCTCGGCGGCGCGATCCCGGGCAACCTGGCGCGCGAGGTGGCCGAGGCCCTCGTGCGCGACGGACGCGTGCGCCGGGCGTGGATGGGCCTCGAGCTGCAGCCGCTCGTCGACGGCACCGCGGCCACCGCAGGTGCGCTCGTCGGCAGCGTGCTCGAGGGCTCGCCCGCCGCGCGCGCGGGCGTCGTGGCAGGCGACGTCCTGCTTGCCGCAGGCGGCGCCGCGGTGCTCGCGCGCACGCCCGAAGACCTCGCGCCGCTCAACCTGCGACTCGCGCGCCTGCCCATCGGGAGTCCCGTCGACCTCACCGTTCGGCGCGACACCCGCGAACTGACAGTAAGCGTGACGCCGGTCGAACGCGAGCCGCGCCGCGCGCGCGCCGAAGAGGTGACCTCGCTCGGCTTCACCGGATCGAACCTGACGTCGTGGCGCGCACGCGAGCTGCGGCGCGAGGACACGGCTGGCGTCGAGGTCACCGGCGTGCGCCCGGGTGGCAGCCTCGATGCCGCACGCCCGAAGCTCCAGGCGGGCGACGTCATCGTCGCCGTCGACGGCACACGCGTCGATTCGCTCGACGCCCTTCGCGCGCGTCTCGCCGCCCACCGGCAGAACGCTGCAGGCGGCCAGCCGCCCGCCGCGCTGCTCGTCGCCTTCGAGCGCAGCGGCGAGCGGCTCGCGACGCTCGTCGAGCCGGCCACGCGCGAGTCGGCCGATCGCAGCACCGACGCGGCCCGCGCCTGGCTGCCAGCCACCACGCAGCCGCTGCCGCCCGCCCTGGCCGATCGTCTCGGCATGCCCGGCGTGCAGGGCGCCTTCGTCACCCGCGTGTATCCCGGCGAGGCCGGTGCCGCCGCGGACCTCCGCGTCGGCGACGTCGTCGTCGCCTTCGACGACGAGCCCGTCGCCGCCCCGCGCGGCCAGGACGCCGACCCGGTGGCCGCGCTTGCGCGGCAGCGCCGCATCGGCAGCGTCGTGCCGGTGCGCATATGGCGCGAGGGCCGCGAGCACACCCTCGAGGTGACGCTCGCCGCGGCGCCGCCATCGGCACGCGACGCGCCGCGCTACCGCGATGCGCTCTTCGAATTCACCGCGCGCGACCTCGTCCTGTACGACGACGAGCCGGCGGGAGGCGTGAAGGTCGACGAGGTCACCGAGGGTGGCTGGGCGGCACTCGCGCGGCTCAGGCCAGGCGACGTCGTGCTGTCGGTCGACGGCACGGCCACCGGCGACGTCGCGGCGCTCGAGCGCGCCATGGCCACCGTCGCCGGCGCGCGCCCCGATCGCGTTGTGCTGCTCGTCCGCCGCGGCGTCGCGACGCGCTTCCTCGACGTCAGGCCCGCCTGGACGCCGAACGACAGACCCTGAACGCCCCTGCGAAAGCGAGGACCCACATGTCCGTCTCCCGATGCGCGCCGCTCGCCTGGCTGGCCTCCTGCCTCGTGTTCGTCCCGCTCGCCGGCGCCGTGGCCCAGCCCGCGGCCCCCGACGTGCGCGCGGCGGCACGCGCGGTCTGGACCGCCTCGCAGGACGCCGTCGTCACCGCGCAGGTGGTCGTCAAGCTGACGATGGCGATGGGCGGACGGCAGATGCCGGCCGAGGAGCTTCGCCTGGACGTGGCGGCCACGGTGATCGATCCGGGAGGTCTCGCGGTGGCCTCGC
This region includes:
- a CDS encoding VPLPA-CTERM sorting domain-containing protein, translating into MNAMWNWTRGVGLTLALAGGMAPAPAQAALIDRGGGMIYDTVLDITWLADANYANTSGYVTPGGRAVTATSGRMNWSEASTWAANLVHGGFDDWRLPTTLQPDSSCSDQFDAGGPFGLQGYGINCTGSEMGTLFYNRLGGSALESVLNQTGDTAEEVANLLLFSNVQPDEYWSGTAHAPTPAVHAWFFYLGTGLQGINGQEDPQFYAWAVRDGDVRPVPEPASALLLALGLAGLGAVRRRRPGA
- a CDS encoding type II toxin-antitoxin system prevent-host-death family antitoxin, whose translation is MDISVTEFKQRCLELIRRVERTGRPVTITRRGRTVARLQPPPIAGAHATTPWEQLRALGGRLHAAPGESVVRDEDFEALR
- a CDS encoding PDZ domain-containing protein; protein product: MMRLIGAAGGSALLAAIVTFTGLAHAAAPQQAPAPASFADAIAAVRPALVRLAVVFSDTDGGREVRREASGSGFIITPDGHVLTNHHVAGRASRVRATLADGRQLDADLVGSDPLADLAVVKLRGNGTTPFATASFGDSSALALGEPVLAMGSPLGLSQSVTAGIVSNLALVMPREVQLDGEDIGTLVGWIGHDAPIFPGNSGGPLVNLRGEVIGVNDIGFGLGGAIPGNLAREVAEALVRDGRVRRAWMGLELQPLVDGTAATAGALVGSVLEGSPAARAGVVAGDVLLAAGGAAVLARTPEDLAPLNLRLARLPIGSPVDLTVRRDTRELTVSVTPVEREPRRARAEEVTSLGFTGSNLTSWRARELRREDTAGVEVTGVRPGGSLDAARPKLQAGDVIVAVDGTRVDSLDALRARLAAHRQNAAGGQPPAALLVAFERSGERLATLVEPATRESADRSTDAARAWLPATTQPLPPALADRLGMPGVQGAFVTRVYPGEAGAAADLRVGDVVVAFDDEPVAAPRGQDADPVAALARQRRIGSVVPVRIWREGREHTLEVTLAAAPPSARDAPRYRDALFEFTARDLVLYDDEPAGGVKVDEVTEGGWAALARLRPGDVVLSVDGTATGDVAALERAMATVAGARPDRVVLLVRRGVATRFLDVRPAWTPNDRP
- a CDS encoding type II toxin-antitoxin system VapC family toxin, with product MTVLLDTHVWIGWLLPQSTVTRAERAALDHAAARRHLRISAISLWEAQMLQAKGRVELPLAFPAWLRAAAAPDVVTVLPLDVDVVLALDDLPPTFHGDPADRLIVATARAHALPLATHDRQIRASRLAKLWKPPRAAAPRRLQGP